tgatttataaaagacacataaataatatatatataaataattaactttatttattcacaaaatgtgaaaaaaaaaactaatcTATGTTTTTACTAAAATATCATAATttcttcatttatatatgacCATATTTATCCCCATAATTTCGACTAATATTCGGAGATTAACTAGGTAAAAGATCTGTcataattgaaaaaaaaaaaaaaaaaaaaaaaaaaaaaatgaacagaGTAGTTAAGGAAGTTACCATTTCACAGTGCATTAAAAATTGGGAACACAAAACGGGTAtaacaattaaaaataaaaatgagtTTGCCAATTTTATGAAAACTATGAAAACTTTGAATACTTTGAAAACTTTGAAAACTTTGAAATTCGAAATGTTGCTCATCTTTTATTAGGGAAAAAAATAAGCGAAGAAGAAAATGTCAGTTTTATTTGTAACATTCCACTAATAGAAAAATTAGACCAAAGTATAAATACGTTGGAAAAATGTAAACGTTTATCTTTGTCTACTAATAGGATCGAAAAATTTGTTCCCATGTCTGGGCTAAGTAATGCAAACAAAAACGAAAACGAAAACGCAAGCACAAACGCAAGCACACTTATAATACATCCATACGTCACTAAACCTATTTTTGCAAACACACTGAATGcctttccttttttttaaaaatagaaaatatagaaatattGTCAATTGGAAGaaattgtattaaaaaaCTCCAATTCTTAGAAGATATAAGTGGGACACTAAAACAATTATGGatatcatataataatattgataaGTTAGATAATTTGCaatctttaaaaaatttgcaagttttatatttatttcataataaaataaaatgccTTGAGGAAATTGACAAATTGGTATTAAAAATTGAAACAtctattttgtttttttttcaaacattgttattttatttttatctaaattGTAGATCCAAAATTAATTGcatcaaatatttatttcattctTTTTTCAGAACACTTTACCTGAACTAATTGAGCTAGGACTTAAAGGAAATCCAATATATGAAGGAAGAACCAATGTTCGTAAAGTTTCAACCCACTTCTAACCCACTTCTAACTCAATTATAACCCACTTCGAACCCACTTCGAACCCACTTCTAACCCAATTCTAACCCATTTTTGTCCACTTTTTCCAGGAATACATGAAGTTAGTCATTTTGAAAAAGTTGCCTCAATTGAAAGTGGTAGACAATGAAACGGTAGGCCGCAAgcaaaataatgaaaaaaatgaaaaaaatgaaaaaaatgaaaataatgaaaaaatggcGGACTTTGCATCTGTATGTTTCACCCTTTTCAGATAACAGAAAAGCAGAGAAACGATGCCCTTACAATTGAAGTGGTTTAAATAgtaaacatatttttcacAATTGGAAATCCTCTaaaatcaatttttttaattgatttATATTCGTTAATTATTCTTTATAAAATGTCTTTTCCTTTGTAACTTGATTCCacattctttatattttcaatttttcttTGATAACATTTTATCTTCTTTTCCACAGATAGCTAAAAAGGCCATACACCCACACGTGCACAATGAGGCATGAAATAGAAAGATATAAACAGAAAGATATAAACAGCAAAATAGACAGACGAAGAGATACACACAAAGCTAAATTACAATTTCTTTGTTTAGATTTATGAATCCAATGACTGAAAAGTTCCCAGCAGCATCTATATgctcataattatttattctgaaaaaaaaaataccaataatgatcttaaaaataaatatatgcaatgaAATGAGTAATACATAACTATGGTACATCGAAACTGATGATTGGTTATTTTAGTTTCTATTACTTATTTgaacttttatttattttgttaattttatttgtgagacttataattaataaatccATCTCGGTCAATATAGCattgtttttttctaaatttgctaaaatttctttttcctttttttcattttcggATAACTCGTTATCTATTGCATTAATATCATTAATCAACTTTCCTATCAATCAATAAGAAAATGGTGTAATGGTAAAAATGGTGTAATGGTGAAAATGGTGTAATGGTGTAAAGAATAGACAGATATTTGCAGATATTTGCATAAAATTCGGTTCCTTACTGAGATGAGCATAATCATTTTCATGAGTTCGCATAAGATGatcataattaatttttttatttcgaaTTAAGAcatgtaaatataaaaaatcaaCAGTATTTATGTCTTTgttatttgataaaatatatttaatatttataaatttttttttatataaattaattaaagtattattagttttttgagattcttcaattttttttttttgtttattcattatattattataaaattcatttatagtatttaatttttttagtaaaaaattatttttttttatattttctttcatatttttataattttttatctcatcatttatatcaaataaaaatattttacattgACATATTACTGAATTTACAATAATTTTcgtattttctaaatataaagttaattcttttatttcacTTTTTATCTTTTCGATTTCATTAAATATCAGTTGTTGCTTTCCCATCAAGTTTAACTCTGTTactgtaaaaataaaaaaaaaaaaaaataaaaaaaataaaaaataaaaaaaataaaaaaatataaaaaaaacacatgAATCGACTTagcattttttcattttctcaacattttttcattttctcaaccttttttcattttctcaACCTTTTTAAtcttactattattttttggggAAATATCTCTTTCTTCActataaacaaaattatcAGTAGAACTCTCTTCACTCCAATGCAAACaaatgtttttttctttcctCAAATAAATGTCTTCCTTTGTTTCCACCTCATTTTCTTTGTCTCGATTCAAAGAATCTACATCTACAGCTTtattagaattaaaaaaatggagaaaaaatGGAGAAATGGAGAAATGGAGAAATGGAGAAATGGAGAAATTGTTATAGGGGAGCGAACCAAAATATACACACTTAAATATCAcataacaaaatatgatacatATATGAATAATGTTTTTAaccttttatattttctttggAATCCTTAGATAATTTATCAACATTTTCAGCATTTTCagcattttcatcattttcagcATTATCAACATTTTCAGCATTTTCAGCatgattatttattttgctttttaaagaaattatatcattaatatttacATCATATATTGGGTTCTTCGCATGGCCTTTTTCCTGATCTGGTTGGCCTTTTTCCTGACCTGGCTGAATTGTTGTTTTTTCAAAATGATGATGAGAATCTAAAGCTACAGAATTATCCAATAATGGGTCCTTATTACTTTCTAAgatatttttacaaattatttttggtcttaatatagaattatttattaatttttcgagggtttttaaaaaattatcatcattatttataaaatttaaatcctcttcatttttatataacattGTACAAacataatgtatatattctataacttttaatattttttttttctctccaTATTTTTCAATTAGACATAAAAAGGCTTTATTTTCAAGTtctatatgaatattttctctctgaaatgttaataaaataaacaatatttttttacttttattttttacttttattttttacttttattttttactttatttttactttttttttaactaaaGAATGAATTTTACAGACTATTTTTgtcatataaaaatgtagtCACCTTTATGGCCTCATTTTTCGatatcaaattttttaataccaattttttatcatctaaTAAATAACTCatgatttttaaaataaaaacgatTTTTAAATCTTGATAACTTTGAaaatcttttttattttaaacaaGTCTCATATATAAAGTTGAAATAAAATAgctaaataaatatagacaGCTagctatatattattatgcccATTTTTAAATGTGTAGGTAAATCTTAATAATATTCAATAATgctatttttacatttatgcatttttacatttatacatttatgcatttatacattttataatatttacaatttttataatttacatCGCAAAACGATAAAACAATGGgaaaatcgaaaaaaaataaatttataaaaatgttagtgCTAAAAAATATCCCGTAAAGCATGTACATATACACATTTGCATACctttggaaatatatatttttaataaacttTAGGATGATGCATATTTTGTTtgctttattattttgtttgttttataACTATGGAGAAATATATTCTTTAAAATGATACACAAAGAAAAGTATATGCATGCTCGCAATTCAAGCGCACTTTATCTATGCAGCATGttactataaaaaataaaaaacatgaaaCAAAACGAAATATGAAACGAAACATGAAACGAAACAAAACATGGAACCATTTTTTGTCTATATAATAGTGTACccttattttttcattttttttgttaaatagtacattttattaacacTTTATGTTTTCTCGAAAATTTTtgacttatttatttttctatattcaataaataaaagctaaaattttcaatttataaaaaaatgtaatatacaCTTTAGTGTTTTGTCTTTTCTCCTATAACCTATCAATTATCTTTTATGTTTAtacaatttatatttaaagtGTGAATAAGAAATTCGGATATTATACAAATAGAAGCTAATGGAATAATAAGGAAGCACATATACACCTCcattatacatacatatgttaaacattttaaaaataaaaataaaaataacaaattatCTGGAACAATAGACtcacatatatctatatatgacattatatatactacCATGATTTAAAActccattttttttgaattttttttaactatttattattttggataaatatgataagaaataaataaaatattaacaataataattttgaacaTTATATTGTATGATctatgataaaatatattttttattttttattttttacttgtGTATTTCCCTTTTTGCTATTTAAGCTtatttgtaataaaaaaaaaaaaaaaaaaaaaattcaaaatttgGTAGCGAAggtgaaatatatttatatatatttatacatatatttatagcttacatatta
This genomic window from Plasmodium yoelii strain 17X genome assembly, chromosome: 7 contains:
- a CDS encoding dynein light chain 1, putative, whose protein sequence is MNRVVKEVTISQCIKNWEHKTGKKISEEENVSFICNIPLIEKLDQSINTLEKCKRLSLSTNRIEKFVPMSGLKILSIGRNCIKKLQFLEDISGTLKQLWISYNNIDKLDNLQSLKNLQVLYLFHNKIKCLEEIDKLNTLPELIELGLKGNPIYEGRTNEYMKLVILKKLPQLKVVDNETITEKQRNDALTIEVV